In uncultured Cohaesibacter sp., a genomic segment contains:
- a CDS encoding tetratricopeptide repeat protein — protein MRRICISLFFFLSLFGTAQAQGTPPTGSIMAEAKAATDAGDLVNAVELYKKAYANAEPHAAGQLARIYLEGAQGVPVDSQAAMEWAQKSADAGETAGLLYLGKIWMDGRGVNPDIEKAEGYFHQADEAGDMKAARYIGLHALEVKDFAEAARWFKKGAEAGDITSQYHLGRAYELGEGVERDFAAALQWYSKAAERGDFIASDGMVGLASLYEHGEGVPVDHAKAKELYQKAADQGNVIAKMTLKFLK, from the coding sequence ATGCGCAGGATCTGTATCTCGCTTTTCTTCTTTCTTTCTTTGTTCGGAACCGCTCAGGCACAAGGCACGCCTCCGACCGGATCCATCATGGCCGAGGCGAAGGCAGCGACCGATGCAGGTGATCTGGTAAATGCGGTTGAGCTCTATAAAAAGGCTTACGCCAATGCGGAGCCTCATGCCGCTGGCCAATTGGCCCGCATTTATCTTGAGGGAGCTCAGGGCGTGCCGGTGGATTCACAGGCTGCCATGGAATGGGCGCAGAAATCAGCCGATGCCGGTGAAACAGCCGGATTGCTCTATCTTGGCAAAATCTGGATGGATGGTCGCGGCGTCAACCCGGATATCGAAAAGGCCGAGGGCTATTTTCATCAGGCAGACGAAGCCGGCGATATGAAAGCTGCCCGCTATATCGGTCTGCATGCACTGGAAGTGAAAGATTTTGCAGAGGCTGCGCGCTGGTTCAAGAAAGGGGCCGAGGCAGGAGACATTACCAGCCAGTATCATCTGGGTCGTGCCTATGAACTGGGAGAAGGTGTCGAGCGGGATTTCGCTGCCGCGCTGCAATGGTATAGCAAGGCCGCCGAGCGGGGCGATTTCATTGCCTCTGACGGCATGGTCGGTTTGGCATCGCTCTATGAACATGGCGAAGGGGTGCCGGTTGATCACGCCAAAGCCAAGGAGCTTTATCAGAAAGCCGCCGATCAGGGTAATGTCATCGCAAAAATGACGCTTAAGTTCCTTAAATAG
- a CDS encoding PHB depolymerase family esterase translates to MPNLSRRTFILGLTATGALASMAAPSLAGDVSALDAVAITQVYGDGIRFVAVAVTYSGPVSQGVLSTGLFKVAGRTVMDVYPATSADPADRADAGSVVIVALSPDDADASLAIKAERQDEGRDKDSEKAKGKGGPGKAGDVSISDTSWAKPVAALDQAMIDLGGGERIAAGSLETTDVRNLIVDDFEQLEWHDPQTGDVLPYNLFIPKEYDPSKSYPLVNFMHDAGATSNVVRNTLMQGLGAICWASPQDQAKRPCFVLAPQYSEIIADDDSETSSMLETTINLIKALADQFSIDRKRIYTTGQSGGGMMSIAMNIKYPDFFAASFLVACQWDASLVAPMAGNRLFILVSQDDSKAFPGQNAITKALELEGAQIARAEWNGHWNSEQVRSAFNKLDAELARINYVTFTKGSVFEEGESREGASGHRNTWRVAYSIEPIREWIFRKDA, encoded by the coding sequence ATGCCCAACCTTTCCCGCCGCACTTTCATTCTGGGGCTGACCGCAACGGGTGCCTTGGCCTCCATGGCAGCACCCTCTCTTGCCGGGGATGTTTCAGCTCTTGATGCCGTGGCCATCACGCAGGTTTATGGCGACGGCATCCGCTTTGTTGCGGTGGCCGTGACCTATTCGGGGCCTGTTTCGCAAGGCGTGTTATCGACCGGCCTGTTCAAGGTTGCCGGGCGGACGGTAATGGATGTCTATCCCGCGACCTCTGCTGATCCTGCGGATCGGGCTGATGCCGGTTCCGTGGTGATTGTTGCCCTGTCGCCCGATGATGCGGATGCCAGTCTGGCCATAAAGGCCGAGCGCCAAGACGAGGGCAGGGACAAGGACAGCGAAAAAGCCAAAGGCAAGGGAGGGCCGGGCAAGGCCGGTGATGTCAGCATTTCGGACACGAGCTGGGCCAAGCCTGTTGCTGCATTGGATCAGGCCATGATCGATCTGGGCGGAGGGGAGCGCATCGCAGCCGGTTCGCTCGAGACGACAGATGTGCGCAATCTCATCGTCGATGATTTCGAACAGCTTGAGTGGCATGATCCGCAAACGGGGGATGTGCTGCCCTATAATCTCTTCATTCCGAAAGAGTATGACCCGTCCAAATCCTATCCGCTGGTCAATTTCATGCATGATGCAGGGGCAACCAGCAATGTTGTTCGCAACACGCTGATGCAGGGGCTGGGAGCGATCTGTTGGGCAAGCCCGCAAGATCAGGCCAAACGCCCATGCTTTGTTCTGGCGCCGCAATATAGCGAAATCATCGCGGATGATGATTCCGAGACATCGAGCATGCTGGAGACGACCATCAATCTGATCAAGGCGCTGGCTGATCAGTTCTCGATTGACCGAAAGCGGATCTATACAACCGGCCAGTCTGGCGGCGGCATGATGTCGATTGCCATGAATATCAAATATCCGGATTTCTTTGCCGCGTCATTCCTTGTCGCCTGCCAGTGGGATGCCTCTCTGGTTGCTCCCATGGCTGGTAACAGACTTTTCATTCTTGTCAGTCAGGATGACAGCAAGGCCTTCCCCGGCCAGAATGCCATTACAAAAGCTCTGGAACTGGAGGGGGCCCAGATTGCGCGGGCTGAATGGAATGGTCACTGGAATAGCGAACAAGTCCGTTCTGCTTTCAATAAGCTCGATGCTGAACTTGCGCGAATCAACTATGTTACATTTACCAAGGGATCCGTCTTTGAAGAAGGCGAGAGCAGGGAAGGCGCCAGCGGTCATCGCAATACATGGCGCGTCGCCTATTCGATCGAGCCGATCAGGGAGTGGATCTTTCGCAAAGACGCCTGA
- a CDS encoding TetR/AcrR family transcriptional regulator, with translation MVESLKKSRGRPKAIEATDLRRRIISAAHSCFVTHGFGKTTTAMIASEAKISKRDLYRLFPSKADLFGEVIRNRKQAILDLPRPADEKLSPLDTLCRIFRLDLDDQAAAERDAMLNLFARESLQYPELSDLIYDTGIIRSREELIEWLEEQKRSGTLVLGDTVDCAGLMMDVVFGALLPRRRNKEAIDRKWQSQMIRGRLAIILKGLDAVR, from the coding sequence ATGGTGGAATCTTTAAAAAAAAGCAGGGGACGCCCCAAGGCAATAGAGGCCACGGATTTGCGACGCCGGATCATAAGCGCCGCACACAGCTGCTTTGTCACCCATGGATTTGGCAAGACCACAACAGCCATGATCGCCTCCGAAGCAAAAATCTCGAAGCGCGATCTTTATCGCCTCTTTCCCTCCAAGGCAGACCTGTTTGGCGAAGTCATCCGTAATCGCAAACAGGCAATATTGGATCTGCCAAGACCTGCCGACGAAAAGCTGTCGCCGCTGGACACCCTTTGCAGGATCTTTCGCCTCGATCTGGATGATCAGGCCGCAGCAGAAAGAGACGCCATGCTCAATCTTTTCGCCCGTGAAAGCCTGCAATATCCCGAGCTGTCAGATCTCATCTACGATACCGGGATCATCCGCTCGCGCGAGGAGCTGATCGAATGGCTGGAAGAGCAGAAGCGCTCAGGTACCCTTGTCCTTGGCGATACCGTCGATTGCGCAGGGCTGATGATGGATGTGGTCTTCGGTGCTCTCCTGCCACGGCGGCGCAACAAGGAAGCCATTGACCGAAAATGGCAAAGCCAGATGATCCGCGGGCGTCTCGCCATCATTCTGAAGGGACTTGACGCAGTGCGCTGA
- a CDS encoding TetR family transcriptional regulator: protein MKVSREQMAENRQRIITEAARLFREQGVDAVSVAQVMKAAGLTHGGFYGHFKSKADLVCQAVEQMVAHEEPLPSFAAFAESYLSADHWDNAGEGCPTAALSLEFRHQSPEARCALTKAIEAQLARIAQTLGKEAGQNLSGEELRRQAIGKWSAMVGALIMARAVSDTELSEEILTSTREFLMNADD from the coding sequence ATGAAAGTGTCACGCGAACAAATGGCGGAAAACCGTCAACGGATCATCACAGAAGCGGCCCGATTGTTTCGGGAACAGGGTGTGGATGCGGTCTCCGTGGCTCAGGTGATGAAAGCCGCAGGGCTGACGCATGGCGGTTTTTACGGGCATTTCAAATCGAAGGCCGATCTGGTCTGTCAGGCGGTCGAGCAGATGGTGGCGCATGAAGAGCCATTGCCCAGCTTTGCGGCCTTTGCTGAGAGCTATTTGTCTGCCGATCACTGGGACAATGCGGGAGAGGGCTGCCCCACTGCTGCCTTGAGTCTGGAATTTCGTCATCAGTCGCCGGAAGCCCGCTGTGCATTGACGAAAGCGATTGAGGCGCAATTGGCGCGCATCGCTCAGACCCTTGGCAAGGAAGCTGGTCAGAACCTGTCCGGGGAAGAGTTGAGGCGGCAGGCGATTGGCAAATGGTCGGCGATGGTCGGGGCGCTGATCATGGCGCGCGCGGTTTCCGATACAGAGTTGTCCGAAGAAATTCTCACCTCGACACGCGAATTCCTGATGAATGCAGATGATTGA
- a CDS encoding alkene reductase, translated as MTDILFQPYSLGDIKLANRVVMAPLTRSRAESGLVPGALAPLYYSQRATAGLIIAEATQVSELAQGYQDTPGLYTPEQIAGWRKVTDAVHDAGGKIFVQLWHVGRVSHSDLLNGQQPVAPSPLAAETKVYVNNAFVPPSTPRALELDEIPGVIESFRKAAANAIAAGFDGVEVHGANGYLLDQFARDGSNQRTDAYGGSIENRARLMLEVAKAVSEEIGAGRTGIRLSPVSPANGVTDSNPQPLFNYITEELNKLHLAYLHVIEGATGGPRDVAPFDFAALRTRFEGTYIANNGYDLALANEALNEKRADLVAFGRPFIANPDLVARFKAGAKLAEMDMTTLYGKGETGYVDYPAMDASK; from the coding sequence ATGACAGACATATTGTTTCAGCCCTATTCTCTGGGCGATATCAAGCTTGCCAACCGTGTTGTCATGGCCCCTCTGACCCGCAGCCGGGCTGAAAGCGGTCTGGTGCCCGGAGCCCTTGCCCCGCTTTATTACAGCCAGCGCGCAACCGCCGGTCTCATCATCGCCGAAGCCACCCAGGTTTCCGAACTGGCCCAAGGCTATCAGGACACCCCCGGCCTCTATACTCCGGAACAGATCGCCGGCTGGCGCAAAGTGACCGATGCGGTTCATGATGCCGGTGGCAAGATTTTCGTCCAGCTCTGGCATGTCGGGCGCGTCAGCCATTCCGATCTTTTGAACGGACAACAGCCTGTTGCCCCTTCCCCATTGGCCGCAGAAACAAAAGTCTATGTAAACAATGCCTTCGTTCCGCCCTCAACGCCACGCGCGCTCGAACTGGACGAGATTCCCGGTGTGATCGAAAGCTTCCGCAAGGCAGCGGCCAACGCCATTGCCGCCGGTTTTGACGGTGTCGAAGTGCATGGCGCCAATGGCTATCTGCTCGATCAGTTCGCCCGCGACGGCTCCAACCAGCGCACCGATGCCTATGGCGGCAGTATTGAAAACCGTGCCCGCCTGATGCTGGAAGTAGCAAAAGCTGTTTCCGAGGAAATAGGCGCTGGACGCACGGGCATCCGCCTTTCCCCCGTATCACCGGCCAATGGTGTCACAGACAGCAATCCGCAGCCCCTCTTCAATTACATCACCGAAGAGCTCAACAAGCTGCATCTTGCCTATCTGCATGTGATCGAAGGGGCCACGGGTGGACCGCGTGATGTTGCTCCATTCGATTTTGCCGCTCTGCGCACGCGCTTTGAAGGCACCTATATCGCCAACAATGGATATGACCTTGCGCTGGCCAATGAGGCACTGAATGAAAAACGCGCCGACCTCGTTGCATTCGGTCGTCCCTTCATCGCCAATCCCGATCTAGTTGCCCGCTTCAAGGCAGGCGCAAAGCTGGCCGAGATGGACATGACAACACTCTATGGCAAGGGTGAAACGGGATATGTCGATTATCCCGCAATGGATGCCAGCAAGTGA
- a CDS encoding LacI family DNA-binding transcriptional regulator, producing the protein MTASRALNDKPGVSDKTREDIQRIASEMGYVANPLAQKLSNGRTHIIGVVAQLHTSFTGEMVMGIGTTIRGAGYEMLVYSLPDNDTQPPSSVVNLLQQVADGIIVLLPYEADYLETLRDASLPVVTVETVFDEPTFPAVITDGYQGGRQAMNHLIELGHKRIGFITGNLKLLSARSRLKAYKDMVAQYDLDADPALICEGDYMQLGGYDAAKRILKLKQRPTAIFASNDVSALGAMSAIREAGLSVPNDISLVGFDDIALCEQMHPALTTIHQPLQQMGRSAVNMLMAMIAGLDVPFNQITLPTELVVRESTKRLDPAR; encoded by the coding sequence ATGACGGCCTCACGTGCGCTCAATGACAAGCCGGGTGTTTCCGACAAGACTAGGGAAGATATCCAGCGCATTGCCAGCGAGATGGGCTATGTGGCCAACCCGCTGGCGCAAAAGCTTTCCAACGGGCGCACCCATATCATCGGCGTGGTGGCCCAGTTGCACACCTCCTTTACCGGTGAAATGGTGATGGGTATCGGCACCACAATCCGCGGCGCGGGCTATGAGATGCTGGTCTATTCTCTGCCGGACAATGACACCCAGCCGCCTTCCAGCGTGGTCAATCTGTTGCAGCAGGTTGCCGATGGCATCATTGTGCTTCTGCCCTATGAGGCGGACTATCTGGAAACCTTGCGCGATGCCTCTCTGCCTGTGGTCACGGTGGAGACTGTGTTTGACGAGCCGACTTTCCCCGCCGTCATCACAGATGGTTATCAGGGCGGCAGGCAGGCGATGAACCATCTCATCGAACTGGGGCATAAACGCATTGGTTTCATCACCGGCAATCTCAAGCTGCTATCGGCCCGCAGCCGGTTGAAAGCCTACAAGGATATGGTGGCCCAATATGATCTGGATGCCGATCCGGCCCTGATCTGCGAGGGCGATTATATGCAGCTGGGGGGCTATGACGCTGCCAAGCGGATCTTGAAGCTGAAGCAGAGGCCAACGGCGATTTTTGCGTCAAACGATGTCAGCGCGCTTGGTGCCATGTCGGCCATTCGCGAGGCCGGTCTTTCGGTGCCCAATGACATCTCTCTGGTCGGGTTTGACGATATTGCACTTTGCGAGCAAATGCATCCGGCCCTGACCACCATACATCAGCCACTCCAGCAGATGGGGCGCTCTGCGGTCAATATGCTGATGGCGATGATTGCCGGACTGGATGTGCCCTTCAACCAGATCACGCTGCCGACAGAACTCGTCGTGCGGGAATCAACGAAACGGCTTGATCCTGCCCGCTAG
- a CDS encoding extracellular solute-binding protein: MQLKLSSRITGLLCGVAMASLLPMSASADDTKVITSWDLQTQERTVATIRDAADRFEASHPGFKVEDAHIANDAYKTKLKIAFGANEAPCVFTSWGGGPLREYIKAGNVTNLTPYLEKNKEFADRFLPASFSPAKSGGDVYGLPVMGTSVAVVIYNKEIFEKLGITPPKTWGELMDVVKVLNDNKIAPFALANKAKWPGSMFFVYLADRIGGPDVFQKAADREPGGSFEDPTFIQAGKMLQDLVKAGGFARGYNGLDYDIGGSRRLLYSGRAAMELMGSWEFGSIENENPEFAKNVGFFTFPAVEGGKGDPNNAIGTMGDNYISINSACPYQDEAFDLLMASTDDTAAKLKMEDNKILPVKNAKVEDPYLAGVMEAVAKAPSIQLWYDQELAPALAEVHKDTTQQLLGLSITPEEAAAKMEAAAKELASK; this comes from the coding sequence ATGCAGCTGAAACTGTCAAGTCGCATCACCGGTCTTCTGTGCGGTGTCGCCATGGCAAGCCTTTTGCCAATGAGCGCATCGGCCGACGACACCAAAGTTATTACATCCTGGGATCTGCAGACACAGGAGCGGACGGTCGCCACCATTCGCGACGCAGCAGACCGCTTCGAAGCAAGTCATCCCGGCTTCAAGGTCGAAGATGCCCATATTGCCAATGATGCCTATAAGACCAAATTGAAAATTGCCTTCGGTGCCAATGAAGCACCTTGCGTCTTCACCAGTTGGGGCGGAGGCCCATTGCGTGAATATATCAAGGCAGGCAACGTGACCAACCTCACGCCCTATCTTGAAAAAAACAAGGAATTTGCCGATCGCTTCCTGCCAGCCAGCTTCTCGCCAGCCAAATCCGGCGGCGATGTCTACGGCCTGCCGGTGATGGGCACCTCCGTTGCCGTTGTCATCTACAACAAGGAAATCTTTGAAAAACTCGGCATCACGCCACCCAAGACATGGGGTGAGCTGATGGATGTGGTCAAGGTGCTGAACGACAACAAGATCGCGCCATTTGCTCTGGCCAACAAGGCCAAGTGGCCCGGCTCTATGTTCTTTGTCTATCTGGCAGATCGCATCGGCGGACCGGACGTGTTCCAGAAAGCCGCTGACCGCGAACCGGGTGGCTCCTTTGAGGATCCGACCTTCATTCAGGCTGGCAAGATGCTTCAGGATCTGGTCAAGGCCGGTGGCTTTGCCCGCGGCTATAACGGACTGGACTATGACATTGGCGGCTCGCGCCGTCTGCTCTATTCGGGCCGCGCCGCCATGGAGCTGATGGGCAGCTGGGAATTCGGTTCCATCGAGAATGAAAACCCGGAATTCGCCAAGAATGTCGGCTTCTTCACCTTCCCCGCAGTCGAGGGTGGCAAGGGCGATCCGAACAATGCCATCGGCACCATGGGCGACAACTATATCTCCATCAATTCGGCCTGCCCCTATCAGGACGAAGCCTTTGATCTGTTGATGGCCTCAACCGATGACACAGCAGCCAAGCTGAAAATGGAAGATAACAAGATCCTGCCGGTCAAGAATGCCAAGGTGGAGGATCCCTATCTTGCAGGCGTGATGGAAGCTGTTGCCAAGGCTCCAAGCATCCAGCTCTGGTATGATCAGGAACTGGCTCCGGCTCTGGCGGAAGTCCACAAGGACACCACCCAGCAGCTGCTCGGCCTTTCCATCACTCCGGAAGAAGCCGCTGCAAAAATGGAAGCTGCCGCCAAGGAACTGGCCAGCAAATAG
- a CDS encoding sugar ABC transporter permease, with amino-acid sequence MTLRSRQSYRRAQKLAPIVFLAPAIILLSVFLLYPLLYSFRLSFLDWNGLGSGARFNGLDNWERLLSDAIFWKSALNNIYLAVFSVLIQLPIAVVLAVVLDEAAKGSRILKILYFIPLLMSSVALGVLFKNIFDPNFGPINAILTELGLYGLTQDWLGDPKLALGSIIAVVCWQNVPFYMVLFLAALSSFPREIVEAANLDGASQSTIFWRLKLPHLQGTFRTAVLLAVIGSMRYFDLVYVMTDGGPEHSSEMMATYMYHTVFNSFEMGYGSTIASAMFIIITVIAAISMRLSKRFETEV; translated from the coding sequence ATGACTCTTCGTTCAAGACAGTCCTATCGGCGGGCGCAGAAGCTGGCACCGATTGTCTTTCTCGCCCCGGCAATCATATTGCTGTCCGTCTTCCTGCTCTATCCCCTGCTCTACAGTTTCCGCCTGTCCTTTCTGGACTGGAACGGGCTGGGCAGTGGCGCTCGCTTTAACGGACTGGACAACTGGGAGCGCCTGCTTTCGGACGCCATTTTCTGGAAGTCTGCGCTGAACAATATCTATCTTGCCGTCTTCTCGGTTCTGATCCAGCTGCCCATTGCAGTTGTGCTGGCGGTGGTGCTGGATGAAGCAGCCAAGGGCTCGCGCATTCTCAAGATCCTCTATTTCATCCCGCTACTGATGTCGAGCGTCGCGCTCGGCGTGTTGTTCAAGAATATCTTTGACCCCAATTTCGGCCCCATCAACGCCATTCTTACAGAGTTGGGCCTCTATGGCCTGACGCAGGACTGGCTGGGCGATCCGAAGCTTGCGCTCGGGTCGATCATTGCCGTTGTCTGCTGGCAGAATGTCCCCTTCTATATGGTGCTGTTTCTGGCTGCCCTCTCCTCCTTCCCCCGGGAGATCGTGGAAGCGGCGAACCTTGATGGCGCCAGCCAGAGCACCATTTTCTGGCGCCTCAAGCTGCCCCATCTGCAAGGCACCTTCCGCACTGCGGTTCTGCTCGCGGTCATCGGTTCCATGCGCTATTTCGATCTGGTCTATGTGATGACGGACGGCGGCCCCGAACATTCCTCGGAGATGATGGCCACCTACATGTATCACACCGTCTTCAATTCATTCGAAATGGGCTATGGCAGCACCATCGCCTCGGCCATGTTCATCATCATCACCGTGATCGCGGCCATCTCCATGCGCCTGTCCAAACGCTTCGAAACGGAGGTCTGA
- a CDS encoding carbohydrate ABC transporter permease, translated as MSRNKIKLSKIAFPVLGLFWLLVTTLPFIFVAFTSFKSLQETYTNPVWMPPEHWNFGNYLQLLNGSFLTYLRNSVFVISVSVILIVLVSSMAAYALARLKFRFNNLLFGLIVAGMIVPLHVTLVPIYLMIKNMGLYDTMFALIGPYVACSLPISVFILTEFMRQVPRELEEAAFLDGCGPFKIFFKIFFPLSGPGISTVAIYNGIMLWNEFVFAYVLTSSPGTRTLPLAVWDFQGQYAADIPAILAVVTLSTLPLILVYAIGQEKIVNGMMAGSLKG; from the coding sequence ATGAGCAGAAACAAGATCAAACTCTCGAAAATCGCCTTTCCCGTGCTGGGCCTGTTCTGGCTGCTGGTCACCACATTGCCCTTCATCTTCGTGGCCTTCACCAGCTTCAAGAGCTTGCAGGAAACCTACACAAATCCGGTCTGGATGCCGCCCGAGCACTGGAATTTCGGCAATTATCTCCAGTTGCTCAACGGCTCCTTCCTGACCTATCTGCGCAACTCGGTCTTTGTCATTTCCGTCTCAGTGATCCTGATCGTGCTGGTTAGCTCGATGGCGGCCTATGCGCTGGCGCGGCTCAAATTCCGCTTCAACAATCTGCTGTTCGGCCTGATCGTGGCAGGCATGATCGTGCCGCTGCATGTCACGCTGGTCCCCATCTATCTGATGATCAAGAATATGGGGCTTTATGACACCATGTTCGCGCTCATTGGCCCCTATGTCGCCTGTAGCCTGCCGATCTCGGTCTTCATTTTGACCGAATTCATGCGACAGGTGCCGAGGGAGCTGGAGGAAGCGGCCTTTCTTGATGGTTGCGGCCCGTTCAAGATCTTCTTCAAGATCTTCTTCCCGCTCTCCGGTCCGGGCATCTCCACCGTCGCCATCTATAACGGCATCATGCTCTGGAACGAGTTCGTCTTTGCCTATGTGCTGACCAGCTCGCCGGGCACCCGAACCCTGCCCCTCGCCGTGTGGGATTTTCAGGGCCAGTATGCGGCCGATATTCCCGCCATTCTCGCCGTGGTTACCCTCAGCACCCTGCCGCTGATCCTCGTCTATGCCATCGGCCAGGAAAAGATCGTCAACGGCATGATGGCCGGATCGCTCAAAGGATAA
- the ugpC gene encoding sn-glycerol-3-phosphate ABC transporter ATP-binding protein UgpC, which translates to MTSITLSNAAKRFGRVTVLNDINLEIEDGQFCVFLGPSGCGKSTLLRMVAGIESLSDGELKIGGQRMNEALPAERRVAMVFQNYALYPHMSVFENMAFGLKQAKTPKDEIDQRVNEAARILQIENLLERKPKELSGGQRQRVAIGRAIVRHPAVFLFDEPLSNLDAALRVHMRTEIANLHRKFPEASMIYVTHDQTEAMALADKIVLLRAGEEVLNKGSIAQIGSPLELYHRPSNLFVAGFLGSPSMNFLPVTLLEASTEGARVKLESGEELFVPVAADQLAPGARLTLGIRPEHMLPVGDDVKEQVFCRPLNAIENFGEYSFLYLAQATDHPMIAKVSDDAVVNVRGDIRFHVRPELCHLFREDGDALTHLLPAPKSLSFDALAQ; encoded by the coding sequence ATGACAAGCATCACCCTTTCCAATGCCGCCAAGAGATTTGGCCGGGTTACCGTGCTCAATGACATCAATCTGGAAATCGAGGATGGCCAGTTCTGCGTCTTTCTCGGCCCGTCGGGCTGCGGCAAGTCAACCCTGCTGCGCATGGTGGCGGGCATCGAAAGCCTGTCTGACGGTGAATTGAAGATCGGCGGCCAGCGCATGAATGAAGCCCTGCCCGCCGAGCGTCGCGTCGCCATGGTGTTCCAGAATTACGCCCTCTATCCCCATATGAGCGTGTTCGAGAATATGGCTTTCGGCCTCAAGCAGGCCAAGACACCCAAGGATGAGATCGACCAACGGGTCAACGAGGCCGCCCGCATTCTGCAAATCGAAAATCTGCTTGAGCGCAAACCAAAGGAACTGTCCGGTGGCCAGCGTCAGCGCGTCGCCATTGGCCGGGCCATCGTGCGCCACCCTGCGGTGTTCCTGTTTGATGAACCGCTCTCCAACCTTGACGCCGCCCTGCGCGTGCATATGCGCACCGAGATCGCCAATCTGCATCGCAAATTCCCTGAAGCCAGCATGATCTATGTGACCCACGACCAGACCGAAGCCATGGCTCTGGCCGACAAGATCGTTCTGCTGCGTGCGGGCGAAGAGGTGCTCAATAAAGGCTCGATTGCCCAGATTGGCAGCCCGCTGGAACTTTACCACCGCCCGAGCAATCTGTTTGTCGCCGGTTTTCTTGGCTCCCCTTCGATGAATTTCCTACCCGTTACGCTTCTGGAGGCCTCGACGGAAGGGGCTCGGGTCAAGCTTGAAAGCGGTGAGGAATTGTTCGTTCCCGTTGCAGCCGATCAACTGGCGCCCGGTGCAAGGCTGACGCTGGGCATTCGCCCCGAACATATGCTGCCGGTGGGAGACGATGTGAAGGAACAGGTCTTCTGCCGCCCCCTCAATGCCATCGAGAATTTCGGCGAATATAGCTTCCTGTATCTGGCGCAGGCAACGGATCACCCGATGATAGCCAAGGTGTCTGATGATGCGGTGGTGAATGTGCGCGGCGATATCCGCTTCCATGTCCGCCCCGAGCTTTGCCACCTGTTCAGGGAAGATGGTGACGCCCTAACGCATCTTTTGCCAGCCCCCAAATCCCTCAGCTTCGACGCTCTGGCTCAGTGA